In Oncorhynchus tshawytscha isolate Ot180627B linkage group LG23, Otsh_v2.0, whole genome shotgun sequence, the following proteins share a genomic window:
- the si:dkey-33i11.9 gene encoding transmembrane protein 91: MDPNKMPNAPPPGWNPDEKSGMGQPAPPPYQDHPQYPNTGYPVPAGYPANPQGYAPPPQYGGAPGATYGQPYPQGEYPQSTVTVQPTVFVTRGALPYPLPDYLGYSIFTMLCCCLPLGIAALIYSISTRDANNQGQQQVAERSSRLARILNHSALGIGITVIILYIVYVVILAKNIH, translated from the exons ATGGATCCCAACAAGATGCCAAACGCCCCACCACCAGGCTGGAACCCAGATGAGAAGTCTGGGATGGGACAACCAGCTCCTCCACCCTACCAGGACCACCCCCAGTACCCCAACACAGGATACCCTGTACCAGCAGGCTACCCCGCCAATCCCCAGGGATACGCACCACCGCCCCAGTATGGAGGAGCTCCTGGGGCCACTTACGGCCAGCCATACCCCCAGGGAGAGTACCCCCAGTCCACCGTCACAGTCCAGCCTACGGTGTTTGTGACCCGTGGAGCTCTGCCTTACCCTCTGCCAGACTACCTGGGCTACTCCATTTTCACTATGCTGTGCTGCTGCCTGCCACTTGGCATCGCTGCACTTATCTACTCCATCTCG ACTCGAGACGCCAACAACCAGGGTCAGCAGCAGGTTGCTGAGAGGAGTTCTCGTCTAGCACGGATACTGAACCACTCCGCCCTGGGTATCGGCATCACCGTCATCATCCTGTACATCGTCTACGTCGTCATCCTGGCCAAAAATATCCACTGA